One Kribbella sp. NBC_00662 genomic region harbors:
- a CDS encoding HNH endonuclease, whose product MSVIVLNASYEPLHTVSIQHAIRMLVREVAVVEEAHGERTIGPFPVPRVLRLVRYVVTHWRYAAGRMKYSKHGVLRRDKFRCAYCGLENADTMDHVQPRSRGGRTEWLNAVAAHASCNERKGNRTPSEANMPLLWQPWVPTRAELVIDR is encoded by the coding sequence ATGAGCGTCATAGTCCTGAACGCGTCGTACGAACCGCTGCACACCGTCTCGATCCAGCACGCCATCCGGATGCTGGTGCGGGAGGTCGCAGTGGTGGAAGAGGCGCACGGAGAGCGAACTATCGGCCCTTTCCCGGTCCCCCGCGTCCTGCGCCTGGTCCGGTACGTCGTGACGCACTGGCGCTACGCAGCCGGCCGGATGAAGTACAGCAAGCACGGCGTACTCCGCCGGGACAAGTTCCGCTGCGCGTACTGCGGTCTCGAGAACGCCGACACCATGGACCATGTCCAACCCAGATCCAGGGGCGGCCGCACCGAGTGGCTGAATGCCGTGGCCGCCCATGCCTCGTGCAACGAGCGGAAAGGCAACCGCACACCGTCCGAGGCCAACATGCCGCTCCTTTGGCAACCCTGGGTACCAACCCGCGCCGAGCTCGTCATAGACAGATGA
- a CDS encoding GNAT family N-acetyltransferase, with amino-acid sequence MPLLVDPALPAGTLRGITQPRLATNNGLVLRPWRQDDAEAVLTAFACPEIQQWHVRRLDSLEEAVEWVGQWADRWQTETAASWAIVADADAALPSAERVSQPLGQSDQVLGQSDRPLRDVDQPLGQIGLRNVSLAEGSASLSYWVTPAARGRSLAARSVEALTVWAFEVIGFNRLNIQHSSVNTASCRVAERTGYRAEGTLRQAIKHADGWHDWHLHGRLRADT; translated from the coding sequence GTGCCGCTGCTCGTCGATCCAGCGCTGCCCGCCGGAACGCTGCGAGGTATCACCCAGCCACGGCTGGCAACTAACAACGGGTTGGTGCTGCGGCCGTGGAGGCAGGACGACGCGGAGGCTGTGCTTACAGCGTTCGCCTGTCCCGAGATCCAGCAGTGGCACGTCCGCCGGCTCGACTCACTCGAGGAAGCAGTCGAGTGGGTCGGGCAATGGGCTGACCGCTGGCAGACCGAGACGGCGGCGAGCTGGGCAATCGTCGCCGACGCTGACGCAGCACTTCCGTCAGCAGAGCGGGTAAGTCAGCCGCTGGGACAGTCAGATCAGGTGCTGGGACAGTCAGATCGGCCGCTTCGGGACGTGGATCAGCCGCTGGGGCAGATCGGGCTGCGCAACGTCTCCCTCGCGGAGGGGTCAGCCAGCCTGTCGTACTGGGTTACCCCAGCGGCTCGGGGCAGGTCCCTTGCGGCGAGGTCGGTTGAGGCGTTGACCGTTTGGGCGTTCGAGGTGATCGGCTTCAACCGGCTGAACATCCAGCACTCCAGCGTCAACACCGCGTCCTGCCGAGTCGCCGAGCGCACCGGTTACCGAGCCGAGGGCACGCTGCGGCAGGCGATCAAGCACGCCGACGGCTGGCACGACTGGCACCTCCACGGCCGCCTGCGCGCAGACACCTGA
- a CDS encoding SIS domain-containing protein: MAHEIAEQPAALAATFEHVLPLRHDITRLAAGRRNVIFVARGSSDNAGVYGRYLTEIHAGRQASLAAPSVATLYGANLDLSNSLVVAVSQSGATQEIVDTAEWAKRNGAAIVGITNDGDSPLASTADVALITQAGKELAVPATKTYTTQLAAITVAVDALAQRPGTLDADIARVPDAAAKMLSGSVEAAADLLAGAHDVLASGRGLTFGTTLEVALKLEETCLQPVRGLSYADLKHGPIAVVDADLVTILVAAGDGPALPGMTELAGLVREKGSKILGIGGDPTFASRCDVNLPGPDLPETLAPLALVIPAQRAIELLARKLGLDPDAPRGLRKVTQTD; this comes from the coding sequence ATGGCGCACGAGATCGCCGAGCAGCCGGCGGCGCTCGCAGCGACCTTCGAGCATGTTCTGCCGCTGCGGCACGACATCACCCGGCTGGCCGCCGGGCGCCGGAACGTCATCTTCGTGGCCCGCGGTTCGTCGGACAACGCGGGGGTCTACGGCCGCTACCTGACCGAGATCCACGCCGGCCGGCAGGCGTCGCTGGCCGCGCCCTCGGTCGCGACGCTGTACGGCGCGAACCTCGACCTGTCGAACTCGCTGGTCGTCGCGGTCAGCCAGTCCGGTGCGACCCAGGAGATCGTCGACACGGCCGAGTGGGCGAAGCGCAACGGCGCCGCGATCGTCGGCATCACGAACGACGGCGACAGCCCGTTGGCTTCGACGGCCGACGTCGCGCTGATCACGCAAGCGGGCAAGGAGCTCGCCGTACCGGCCACCAAAACCTATACGACGCAGTTGGCTGCGATCACGGTCGCCGTGGACGCGCTGGCGCAGCGGCCGGGGACGCTCGACGCGGACATCGCGCGGGTTCCGGACGCGGCGGCCAAGATGCTGTCGGGGTCGGTCGAGGCCGCGGCGGACCTGCTCGCCGGCGCGCACGACGTGCTCGCGAGCGGTCGCGGCCTGACATTCGGCACGACCCTCGAGGTCGCGCTGAAGCTCGAGGAGACGTGCCTGCAGCCCGTGCGTGGGCTGTCGTACGCCGACCTGAAGCACGGGCCGATTGCTGTCGTCGACGCCGACCTGGTCACGATCCTGGTCGCTGCGGGCGATGGTCCCGCGCTCCCCGGCATGACCGAGCTGGCCGGCCTTGTCCGCGAGAAGGGCAGCAAGATCCTGGGGATCGGAGGCGACCCGACGTTCGCCTCCCGCTGCGACGTGAACCTCCCTGGACCCGATCTGCCGGAGACCCTCGCACCGCTGGCGCTCGTCATCCCCGCCCAACGAGCCATCGAGCTGCTCGCCCGCAAGCTCGGTCTCGACCCCGACGCTCCCCGAGGCCTCCGCAAGGTCACCCAGACGGACTGA
- the fbaA gene encoding class II fructose-bisphosphate aldolase, which produces MPIATPEVYAQMLDKAKQNRFAYPAINVSSSQTLNAAIRGFAEAGSDGIIQVSTGGAEYLSGPTVKNMVTGAVALAAYAHEVAKNYPVNIALHTDHCPKDKLEGFVRPLLEISAERVARGENPLFQSHMWDGSAVPLAENLEIAKELLAKTAAAKIVLEIEVGVVGGEEDGVANEINEKLYTTVEDGLATVEALGTGENGRYLTALTFGNVHGVYKPGAVKLRPEILAEIQEQVGAKVGKERPFDLVFHGGSGSTLEEIRAAVDHGVIKMNVDTDTQYAFTRPVAGHMFTNYDGVLKVDGEVGNKKAYDPRAWGKAGEEGMANRVGEACESLRSTGTSLNG; this is translated from the coding sequence ATGCCTATTGCAACCCCTGAGGTCTACGCCCAGATGCTGGACAAGGCCAAGCAGAACCGCTTTGCCTACCCGGCCATCAATGTCAGCTCCTCGCAGACGCTGAACGCCGCGATCCGCGGTTTCGCCGAGGCGGGCTCGGACGGCATCATCCAGGTCTCCACCGGTGGTGCGGAGTACCTGTCCGGTCCGACCGTGAAGAACATGGTGACCGGTGCGGTCGCGCTGGCGGCGTACGCGCACGAGGTCGCCAAGAACTATCCGGTGAACATCGCGCTGCACACCGACCACTGCCCGAAGGACAAGCTCGAGGGTTTCGTCCGGCCGCTGCTGGAGATCTCGGCCGAGCGCGTCGCGCGCGGCGAGAACCCGCTGTTCCAGTCGCACATGTGGGACGGCTCGGCGGTGCCGCTGGCCGAGAACCTGGAGATCGCCAAGGAGCTGCTGGCCAAGACGGCCGCGGCGAAGATCGTCCTGGAGATCGAGGTCGGCGTCGTCGGCGGCGAGGAGGACGGTGTCGCCAACGAGATCAACGAGAAGCTCTACACCACCGTCGAGGACGGCCTGGCCACGGTCGAGGCGCTCGGCACCGGTGAGAACGGCCGCTACCTGACCGCGCTGACCTTCGGCAACGTGCACGGCGTCTACAAGCCGGGTGCGGTCAAGCTGCGCCCGGAGATCCTCGCCGAGATCCAGGAGCAGGTCGGTGCCAAGGTCGGCAAGGAGCGTCCGTTCGACCTGGTGTTCCACGGTGGCTCCGGCTCGACGCTGGAGGAGATCCGGGCCGCGGTCGACCACGGTGTCATCAAGATGAACGTCGACACCGACACGCAGTACGCGTTCACCCGGCCGGTGGCGGGGCACATGTTCACCAACTACGACGGCGTGCTGAAGGTGGACGGCGAGGTCGGCAACAAGAAGGCCTACGACCCGCGCGCCTGGGGCAAGGCCGGCGAAGAAGGTATGGCGAACCGCGTCGGCGAGGCCTGCGAGAGCCTTCGCTCGACGGGTACGTCGCTGAACGGCTGA
- a CDS encoding intradiol ring-cleavage dioxygenase produces MDLQGDDLTEAVVASFDGSASERYKNVMGTLVRHLHAFAREVELTEDEYFTAIDFLTRTGQISTGTRQEFVLLADVLGLSMLTVGLGNRKPPEATQSTVFGPFFVEGSPEAQLGEDIANGAPGQPCLVSGKVLNTKGEPIAGALVETWQADEDGFYDVQKDLDGPQNRAHLTTDAEGNYRFWAVKPVAYPIPDDGPVGELLRAGGRGPMRPAHIHFMVTAPGYARLITHVFAAGDEYLDTDAVFGVKQSLIADFAEHHDDGKTYFSVNYDLVLATEEETQA; encoded by the coding sequence ATGGATCTGCAAGGCGATGACCTGACCGAAGCGGTGGTGGCCAGCTTCGACGGCAGCGCGAGCGAACGCTACAAAAACGTCATGGGCACCCTCGTGCGGCACCTGCACGCGTTCGCGCGGGAGGTGGAGCTGACCGAGGACGAGTACTTCACCGCGATCGACTTCCTCACCCGAACCGGCCAGATCTCCACCGGAACCCGGCAGGAGTTCGTGCTGCTGGCCGACGTACTCGGGCTGTCGATGCTCACCGTCGGACTCGGCAACCGCAAGCCGCCGGAAGCCACGCAGTCCACCGTGTTCGGCCCATTCTTCGTCGAGGGATCGCCTGAGGCTCAGCTCGGCGAAGACATTGCGAACGGCGCCCCGGGACAGCCGTGCCTGGTGAGCGGCAAGGTCCTGAACACGAAGGGCGAGCCGATCGCGGGCGCGCTCGTCGAGACCTGGCAGGCCGACGAGGACGGGTTCTACGACGTACAGAAGGATCTCGACGGCCCGCAGAACCGGGCCCATCTGACAACCGATGCCGAAGGCAACTACCGGTTCTGGGCGGTGAAGCCGGTCGCCTACCCGATCCCCGACGACGGCCCGGTCGGTGAGCTGCTCCGAGCCGGTGGGCGCGGTCCGATGCGGCCCGCGCACATCCACTTCATGGTCACCGCACCCGGATACGCCCGCCTGATCACGCATGTCTTCGCAGCCGGGGACGAGTACCTCGACACGGATGCGGTCTTCGGAGTCAAGCAGTCCCTGATCGCCGATTTCGCCGAACATCATGACGACGGAAAGACGTACTTCTCCGTCAACTACGACCTGGTGCTCGCCACCGAAGAGGAGACGCAAGCGTGA
- a CDS encoding GNAT family N-acetyltransferase, which yields MPVEITTVADRPELANADIDVHGWPEFMRHNRVSEAYFAQVPSTFPETCLIATVGDRVVADAHAVQFARRSDFPPGGWEQVVVRAFTDVRRGVGPDSACALHISVAQDCQNQGIAALMLAALRQAAADVGLDVLDAPVRPTHKHLEPRTSMAEYAARTGADGLPCDPWLRTHVRAGGKIAGIAPASWVVAGSLAEWRSWTGLPFDRSGPVEVEGGLVPVDCDVAADRAVYVEPNVWVRHEFSTA from the coding sequence ATGCCCGTGGAGATCACCACCGTCGCTGATCGCCCCGAGCTCGCCAACGCGGACATCGACGTCCACGGCTGGCCCGAGTTCATGCGCCACAACCGGGTGTCGGAGGCGTACTTCGCCCAGGTCCCGTCGACCTTCCCCGAAACGTGCCTCATCGCGACTGTGGGCGACCGCGTCGTCGCCGACGCCCATGCCGTCCAGTTCGCCCGCCGCTCGGACTTCCCGCCCGGCGGATGGGAACAGGTGGTCGTCCGGGCCTTCACCGACGTACGCCGCGGCGTAGGTCCTGACTCAGCCTGCGCACTCCACATCAGCGTGGCTCAGGACTGCCAAAACCAGGGCATTGCTGCACTCATGCTCGCCGCTCTTCGGCAGGCGGCCGCTGACGTCGGGCTAGACGTCCTGGATGCCCCGGTGCGGCCGACTCACAAGCACCTGGAGCCTCGGACGTCGATGGCCGAGTACGCCGCCCGGACGGGCGCTGACGGCCTGCCGTGCGATCCGTGGCTGCGCACCCATGTCCGCGCCGGCGGGAAGATCGCCGGCATCGCGCCTGCATCCTGGGTGGTCGCCGGTTCGCTGGCCGAGTGGCGTTCGTGGACCGGGCTTCCGTTCGATCGCAGCGGACCCGTCGAGGTCGAAGGCGGACTCGTGCCGGTGGATTGCGACGTGGCGGCCGATCGGGCTGTCTACGTGGAGCCGAACGTCTGGGTGCGGCACGAGTTCTCCACAGCTTGA
- a CDS encoding VOC family protein → MLRGFATVSFYATDVKAARAWYEELLGIEAYYAVPTAEDPAYVEFRFGDFQCELGIIDAKYATHQVASGPAGAVIHWHVDDLEAELQHLLDHGATLQEPITERGNNTGFRTASVVDPFGNLIGIMNNPHYLQILEGLKASSV, encoded by the coding sequence ATGTTGCGAGGATTCGCCACCGTCAGCTTCTACGCCACGGACGTGAAGGCGGCACGCGCCTGGTACGAGGAGTTGCTCGGCATCGAGGCGTACTACGCCGTGCCGACGGCCGAGGACCCGGCGTACGTCGAGTTCCGGTTCGGCGACTTCCAGTGCGAGCTGGGGATCATCGACGCGAAGTACGCCACGCATCAGGTCGCGTCGGGTCCCGCCGGCGCCGTGATCCACTGGCACGTCGACGACCTGGAGGCCGAGCTCCAGCACCTCCTCGACCACGGCGCCACGCTCCAGGAGCCGATCACCGAACGCGGCAACAACACCGGCTTCCGCACCGCGTCGGTCGTCGACCCGTTCGGCAACCTCATCGGCATCATGAACAACCCGCATTACCTGCAGATCCTCGAAGGCCTGAAGGCCTCATCCGTCTAG
- a CDS encoding IclR family transcriptional regulator C-terminal domain-containing protein has translation MASDASTGTFLQGLERGLAVIRAFSADAPSLTLSEVARAVGITPATARRILLTLEELGYVRSDHRRFSLTPRVLALGWAYLSSLDLGELAGPFMEELSAKTRESCSIATLDLPDIVYVARVPTSRIMTVALGVGARLPAYPTSMGRVLLAGLPEDELTSYLSSLQAEPLTDRTVISPDDLHATITRARADGYALVDQELEQGLRSIAAPIHNSRGRVIAALNVSAHASRSTSTSLRTEALPHLQQAAAQITTALTHRGNF, from the coding sequence ATGGCGAGTGACGCGTCTACAGGCACGTTTCTGCAAGGCCTGGAGCGCGGGCTCGCGGTGATCCGCGCCTTCTCCGCCGACGCGCCGTCGCTCACGCTCAGCGAGGTCGCGCGTGCCGTCGGCATCACGCCCGCGACCGCGCGACGCATCCTGCTGACGCTGGAGGAGCTCGGGTACGTCCGCAGCGACCACCGCCGCTTCTCCCTCACCCCGCGCGTACTCGCCCTCGGCTGGGCCTACCTGTCCTCACTGGACCTCGGCGAACTCGCCGGCCCGTTCATGGAAGAGCTCAGCGCCAAGACCCGCGAATCCTGCTCGATCGCCACCCTCGACCTGCCGGACATCGTGTACGTCGCCCGCGTCCCCACGAGCCGGATCATGACGGTCGCCCTCGGCGTCGGCGCCCGCCTCCCGGCGTACCCGACCTCCATGGGACGCGTCCTGCTCGCAGGCCTGCCGGAGGACGAGCTCACGTCGTACCTCTCGTCCCTGCAGGCCGAACCGCTGACCGACCGCACGGTGATCTCCCCGGATGACCTCCACGCAACCATCACCAGGGCCCGCGCCGACGGTTATGCATTGGTCGACCAGGAGCTCGAGCAGGGCCTTCGCTCGATCGCCGCCCCGATCCACAACTCCCGCGGCCGCGTGATCGCCGCCCTCAACGTCTCCGCCCACGCCTCCCGCTCGACCTCCACGTCGCTCCGCACGGAGGCTCTCCCGCACCTCCAGCAAGCCGCCGCCCAGATCACCACCGCCCTGACCCATCGCGGCAACTTCTAG
- a CDS encoding type IV toxin-antitoxin system AbiEi family antitoxin domain-containing protein, with the protein MNPQLAVMAAIRGGVFTRADARACGYPDPDIDSLLDTGCWRRIRRGTYAAQRSLMLVTDEVLHLRKLYRVLRAGGPNLYASHQSAAALHALPVWGLDLTRVHVTASDGRSGRIRGGVHRHIRDPVGSGLQLWNGLRMSSPARSIAEVAATAPPTSAVVLADAALYAGLVSKRTLKHAVASLDHGAKRALTVLDHVTGAASIAESRLRLILAAAGLPTPSPSPPPEADDPDFPTEGFWFPDERTVVEFEARFPFWCEEFEPSVEEPLPEPQAADPDGPQPVEHCRISWTDLDDPSTVADRIRTTFTRAARRTGVRQFDLARSRM; encoded by the coding sequence ATGAATCCTCAACTTGCTGTGATGGCGGCGATCCGTGGCGGGGTGTTCACCCGCGCCGACGCACGTGCCTGTGGTTACCCCGACCCTGATATCGACTCCCTGCTGGACACCGGCTGCTGGCGCCGGATCCGGCGCGGGACGTATGCCGCCCAACGCTCGCTCATGCTCGTCACCGACGAGGTTCTCCACCTGCGGAAGCTGTATCGAGTCCTTCGCGCCGGCGGGCCCAACCTCTACGCGAGCCATCAATCCGCGGCGGCCCTGCATGCCCTACCTGTCTGGGGTCTCGACCTGACCCGCGTCCACGTGACAGCGTCCGACGGGCGATCCGGCCGAATACGCGGCGGCGTCCATCGCCACATCCGCGATCCCGTCGGCTCCGGCCTCCAACTGTGGAACGGCCTGCGGATGTCCTCGCCGGCCCGCTCGATCGCCGAAGTCGCTGCCACCGCGCCACCTACGTCTGCGGTCGTGCTCGCCGACGCTGCCCTGTACGCCGGTCTCGTCAGCAAGCGCACGCTGAAACACGCGGTCGCTTCGCTCGACCATGGCGCCAAACGGGCGCTCACGGTTCTGGATCACGTGACCGGCGCGGCCTCGATCGCCGAGTCCCGCCTCCGCCTGATCCTCGCCGCTGCAGGCCTGCCCACACCCAGCCCCTCACCACCGCCCGAAGCCGACGACCCGGACTTCCCGACCGAAGGATTCTGGTTCCCCGACGAGCGCACGGTCGTCGAGTTCGAGGCGCGTTTCCCCTTCTGGTGCGAGGAATTCGAGCCTTCCGTCGAAGAACCACTCCCCGAACCACAAGCTGCCGATCCCGACGGACCGCAACCCGTCGAGCACTGCCGCATCTCCTGGACAGACCTCGACGATCCATCGACCGTGGCCGACCGCATCCGAACCACGTTCACCCGAGCAGCCCGCCGCACCGGCGTCCGCCAGTTCGATCTGGCCCGATCCCGGATGTGA
- a CDS encoding 2-phosphosulfolactate phosphatase: MTSPYVQSGFGVGFDWGPVGAEVVAGDIVAVVDVLSFTTAVTVAADLGIEVYPYQWRDETAATYAEQWGAKLAVGRSEAGPGDVSLSPATIRRAEGVNRLVLPSPNGSTIAKQLSDGGATVIAVSLRNRRAAADWVKKQPGVESGRQSGPKVVAIAAGERWKDGSLRPAVEDLWGAGGFLSALGRHDLSPEARAAVAAYDAVADELPDLLHECAGGRELTQYGYPEDVAIAAEVDESTSVPVLEDGTMFRST, encoded by the coding sequence GTGACCAGCCCTTATGTGCAGTCCGGGTTCGGCGTCGGGTTCGACTGGGGCCCGGTGGGTGCTGAGGTTGTTGCCGGAGACATCGTCGCTGTGGTGGATGTGTTGTCGTTCACCACCGCGGTAACCGTGGCGGCCGATCTCGGGATCGAGGTCTACCCGTACCAGTGGCGGGACGAGACGGCTGCGACCTATGCCGAGCAGTGGGGAGCGAAGCTCGCGGTCGGGCGGTCTGAGGCTGGGCCGGGCGACGTGAGCTTGTCGCCGGCGACGATCCGGCGGGCGGAAGGTGTCAACAGGTTGGTGCTGCCGTCGCCCAACGGATCGACGATCGCGAAGCAGTTGAGTGACGGTGGCGCGACGGTGATTGCGGTGTCGTTGCGAAACCGTCGAGCGGCCGCGGACTGGGTCAAGAAGCAGCCGGGGGTGGAGAGCGGCCGCCAGTCAGGGCCGAAGGTTGTTGCGATTGCGGCCGGCGAGCGGTGGAAGGACGGATCGCTTCGGCCGGCGGTAGAGGATCTGTGGGGAGCCGGTGGGTTCCTGAGTGCGCTTGGGCGGCACGACCTGTCCCCGGAGGCGCGCGCAGCGGTGGCGGCGTACGACGCGGTTGCCGATGAGCTGCCCGACCTCCTGCACGAGTGCGCCGGCGGTCGCGAGCTCACGCAGTACGGCTATCCGGAGGATGTCGCGATCGCGGCGGAGGTGGACGAGAGCACGAGCGTGCCGGTGCTCGAGGACGGTACGATGTTCCGGTCAACCTGA
- a CDS encoding GntR family transcriptional regulator, with translation MVATKRAQVRSVLERLIDVELHPGDPIPSERALVDKLNVSRVTVRQAISDLVESGALERVHGKGTFVTGPQVDSQLHLTSFSREMRARGLEPGTVVLSASEIEASDETAKGLRVAKGTKVIRVERLRTADASPMAYEVGYYPSALFPGLLGRELGTLYDVFASEYDVVVTSGEQTVRADNADGHVARVLGVARRAPLLVLERTTFAGRKVVELSWSAYRADRYRLHMALTPRGPRTGSA, from the coding sequence ATGGTGGCGACCAAGCGGGCCCAGGTCCGATCGGTGCTGGAACGGCTGATCGATGTCGAGCTGCATCCCGGCGATCCGATCCCTTCCGAGCGGGCCCTGGTGGACAAGCTGAACGTCTCCCGGGTGACCGTCCGGCAGGCGATCAGCGACCTGGTCGAGTCCGGCGCGCTGGAGCGGGTGCACGGCAAGGGAACCTTCGTCACCGGCCCCCAGGTCGACTCCCAGCTGCACCTGACCTCGTTCTCCCGGGAGATGCGGGCCCGTGGCCTCGAGCCCGGGACCGTGGTGCTGTCGGCCAGCGAGATCGAGGCCTCCGACGAGACCGCGAAGGGCCTGCGGGTCGCCAAGGGCACCAAGGTGATCCGGGTCGAGCGGCTCCGCACGGCCGACGCGTCGCCGATGGCCTACGAGGTCGGCTACTACCCGTCCGCGCTCTTCCCCGGCCTGCTCGGCCGTGAGCTCGGCACCCTCTACGACGTCTTTGCCAGTGAGTACGACGTCGTCGTCACCTCCGGTGAGCAGACCGTCCGGGCGGACAACGCCGACGGTCATGTCGCCCGGGTGCTCGGCGTGGCCAGGCGGGCACCCCTGCTGGTCCTCGAGCGCACCACGTTCGCCGGCCGCAAGGTCGTCGAACTGTCCTGGTCGGCCTACCGCGCCGACCGCTACCGGCTGCACATGGCCCTGACCCCCCGCGGCCCGCGAACCGGGTCCGCCTGA
- a CDS encoding maleylacetate reductase: MPRPAEPGRAEPQTGFVHTFLPGRVVFGAGALDRVAAEVETVGVRRALVVATKSARDAADVVEVQLGDGFAGRIDGVAQHVPTAVAEHARGKARDVSADGVIAIGGGSAIGLAKAVALTSEVVIVAVPTTYAGSEMTPVWGETAGGSKTTGSDLRVLPRVVVYDPVLSQHLPKKVTAASVANAIAHCVEAVWTPKADPITEATAVEGLRALALGLRQVQTAPTDLDARSNLLYGACLAGSALATAGTGLHHKLCHLLGGTYNLPHAETHAAVLPQVARVNAPAVPQAAVRLQDALSTAGAPDLATGLFDLFAAAEIPTSLKELGLTEEQAFEAAKAFKPTDNPIPVTEDLVREILTRAWAGTRP, from the coding sequence ATGCCGCGTCCAGCTGAACCGGGACGAGCGGAGCCTCAGACCGGGTTCGTGCACACGTTCCTGCCGGGGCGGGTGGTGTTCGGAGCGGGCGCGCTCGACCGCGTCGCCGCCGAGGTCGAGACCGTCGGCGTACGGCGGGCGCTGGTCGTGGCGACGAAGTCCGCGCGGGATGCGGCGGATGTGGTCGAGGTACAGCTGGGCGATGGGTTCGCGGGGCGGATCGACGGTGTTGCCCAGCACGTGCCGACCGCGGTCGCGGAGCACGCGCGCGGCAAGGCGCGGGACGTCAGCGCGGACGGAGTCATCGCCATCGGTGGTGGATCGGCGATCGGCCTCGCAAAGGCGGTCGCCCTCACCAGCGAGGTGGTGATCGTTGCGGTGCCTACGACGTACGCGGGGTCCGAGATGACGCCGGTGTGGGGCGAGACTGCTGGCGGGAGCAAGACGACCGGCTCGGATTTGAGGGTTCTGCCGCGGGTTGTTGTCTACGACCCGGTGTTGAGTCAGCACCTGCCGAAGAAGGTCACCGCGGCGAGCGTCGCCAACGCGATCGCGCACTGCGTCGAGGCTGTCTGGACGCCGAAGGCCGACCCGATCACCGAAGCCACCGCGGTAGAAGGGCTCCGCGCGCTCGCGCTAGGTCTACGGCAGGTCCAGACGGCGCCGACCGATTTAGATGCCCGCAGCAACCTTCTCTACGGCGCGTGCTTGGCCGGATCGGCGTTGGCGACGGCCGGCACCGGGCTGCATCACAAGCTGTGCCACCTGCTCGGCGGGACCTACAACCTCCCCCACGCGGAGACACACGCGGCGGTGCTGCCCCAGGTCGCCCGCGTCAACGCGCCCGCCGTGCCGCAAGCAGCAGTACGACTGCAAGATGCACTGAGCACAGCCGGAGCGCCCGATCTGGCCACAGGATTGTTCGACCTGTTCGCGGCGGCGGAAATTCCCACGAGTTTGAAGGAACTAGGGCTGACCGAGGAGCAGGCGTTCGAGGCTGCGAAGGCGTTCAAGCCCACCGACAACCCGATCCCCGTGACCGAGGACCTGGTGCGCGAGATCCTCACCCGCGCCTGGGCCGGTACACGACCTTGA
- a CDS encoding DUF3151 domain-containing protein: MELNNLLSGPPETLLPVDPAAAELADGAAPADVAAKYPTSSLAWAVLAEGALADGRTIEGYAYARTGYHRALDLLRRNGWKGHGPVPWEHEPNRGFLRALAALGKAAALIDEKDEAERCATFLRDSSPAAADALS, encoded by the coding sequence ATGGAATTGAACAATCTGCTCTCAGGCCCACCCGAGACACTACTACCGGTCGACCCGGCCGCGGCGGAACTCGCCGACGGGGCCGCTCCGGCGGACGTCGCCGCCAAGTACCCGACGTCGTCGCTGGCCTGGGCCGTGCTTGCCGAGGGCGCCTTGGCCGACGGCCGGACCATCGAGGGGTACGCGTACGCGCGGACCGGATACCACCGTGCGCTGGACCTGCTCCGGCGCAACGGCTGGAAGGGGCACGGACCGGTGCCGTGGGAGCACGAGCCGAACCGCGGGTTCCTGCGCGCGCTGGCGGCGCTGGGCAAGGCGGCCGCGCTGATCGACGAGAAGGACGAGGCGGAGCGATGCGCCACGTTCCTGCGTGACTCGTCGCCGGCTGCTGCCGACGCCCTGAGCTGA